The genomic window TTCGCTCCCGAACTGCCCGGTCACGCCGAGCGGCTCGAGACTGCGTTGCTGGACTCCCGGCCCGCCGCCGTGCTGACAACGGCCGCGGCCCAGGACGCGGTCGAGGGTTTCCTGGACACCGTCCCGCAACTGCCGAGACCGGACGTCATCGTCATCGACCGGGTGCCCGACTCCGAGGGCGAGTCGTTCGTCCCGGTCGAGCTGGACATCGATCGGGTTTCGCACCTGCAATACACCTCGGGCGCGACGCGACCGCCAGCCGGCGTGGAGATCACCCACCGGGCGGTGGGCACCAACCTGGTGCAGATGATCCTGTCGATCGACCTGCTCAACCGAAACACGCACGGCGTCAGCTGGTTACCGCTCTACCACGACATGGGGCTGTCGATGATCGGCTTCCCGGCCGTGTACGGCGGTCATTCCACGCTGATGTCGCCCACCGCGTTCGTGCGCCGGCCGCAGCGATGGATTCAGGCGCTGGCCGCCGGGTCGCGGGAAGGCCGCGTGGTGACCGCCGCCCCGAACTTCGCGTACGAATGGGCTGCGCAGCGCGGCATTCCCCCAGCCGGTGACGACGTCGATCTCCGCAATGTCGTGCTGATCATCGGCTCCGAACCGGTCAGCGTCGAGGCCATCGCGTCGTTCAACAAGGCGTTCGCCCCGTACGGCTTACCGCGCACGGCGTTCAAACCGTCGTACGGCATTGCCGAGGCGACGCTGATGATCGCCACGATCGACCACGATGCCGAGGCGACGGTCGCCTACTTCGACCGCGAACAGCTGGGCGACGGCCACGCGGTACGCGTCGCGGCGGATGCGGCCGATGCCGTGCCGCACGTGTCGTGTGGCCGGGTCGCTCGCAGCTTGTGGGCGGTGATCGTCGATCCGCAGACCGGCGCCGAATTGCCCGACGGACAGGTCGGCGAAGTGTGGCTGCAAGGCCACAACGTCGGTCGCGGCTACTGGGAACGGCCCGAGGAGACCGCGCTGACCTTCGGCGCCCGGCTGCGGTCACGACTGGCAGAGGGCAGTCACGCCGCGGGGGCGGCCGTCGACGGCGCGTGGCTGCGGACCGGCGATCTGGCCACCTATCTCGACGGCGAGCTCTATGTGGCCGGGCGGATCGCGGACCTGGTGGTGATCGACGGTCGCAATCATTACCCACAAGACATCGAGGCCACCGCGACCGAGGCCGCGGCGATGGTGCGGCGCGGCTACATCACGGCCTTCGCGGTGCCGGCCGAGGCGGCACCTGGTGGTGACGGCGCCGGCTCGCGGCTGGTGATCATCGCCGAGCGGGCCGCGGGCACCAGTCGCGACGATCCGCAACCGGCGATCGACGCGATCGCGACGGCGGTGTCGCGTCGCCACGGCTTGACCGTGTCCGACGTGCTTTTCCTGCCGGCGGGCGCGATCCCCCGGACCACCAGCGGCAAGCTGGCTCGCGTGGCCTGCCGCGCGCAGTACCTCAGCGGGGCATTGGGCGCGCATTAGCGGTCGTCGTTGACCGGTGACTGGCATCCTGGCCATGTGGGTGTGCTGATCCGGCTGACCGAGCTTCTCCTCGTGATCCTGCCGCTGGCGGGTGCGGTCGTCGCGGTGCTCCGAGCGTTGGGCACCAACAGGCGGCGCGCCGAACCTCCACGGGGCGACGTCGAGGCAAGAACCACGACGACATTGCCCGAGGGCGCCGAGAAGGATCACATCGCGCGATGGCAATCGCTGCGGCGCGTCATCGGCGAGCACCGCCAGACCGACGATCGTTGGCTCGAGTACGAACTTAACTTCGCCAAGCTGCTGGACTTTCCACTGATGACCGACATGCGCAATCCCCTCACGGTCGCCTTTCACAAGGCCAAGCTGCGCGCGGACCTGCTGCGCCCCGTCAAGGCCGAGGACCTGCTCGAAGACGCCGAGGCCGCCGACCGCTACTTGACCGCGGTCGCCGATTACGTGACCGCCTTGAACGCCGCCGAGACCGAGGCAAGGCGGCGGCGCCGCAGCGACTTCTCGCGGGACGACCAACAACGGATCGCCCGCGCCCAGAGCCTGTTGCGGGTGGCCTCGGATTCGGCGGCAGCGCCGCAAGAACGCCACAACGCCTACGACCTGGCCTGCAAAGAACTCGACGGCCTCGTCGTATTGCCGTCGGCGACGCAGGCCGACATCGAGCGTGGGATATCCGGCGAGCTAGAGGGATAGGCGATGCGCGCATGACGACACCCGATCCGCCGGCCGAATGGGCTGCGAGCCCGGACCTGGCGGGATTCCCGGTCACCGCGCCGGCGCTGCCCGGTCCGGTCACCATTGACCAGCGTTGGAGCCGGCTGACGTTCCTGCATTGGCCGGTGCGGCCGGCGAGCGTCGCCGACCTGTATCCGCCCGGTACCCGTCCGGATGTCTTCGCCGACGGCATGACCTACGTGGCGTTGGTGCCCTTCGTGATGACCAGCACCAAAGTCGGTGCCGCGCTGCCGCTTCCGTATTTCGGCAGCTTCCTGGAAACGAACGTCCGGCTGTATTCCGTAGACGACGCCGGCCGCCACGGCGTGTTATTCCGGTCGCTGGAGACCGCTCGCTTGGCCGTGGTGCCCGCCGTTCGGTTGGGCCTCGGGGTTCCCTACGCTTGGGCGCGGATGCGGCTGACCCGGCACGGCGACCAGTTCACGTACGACAGCGTGCGCAGGTGGCCGCACCACGGCCTGCGCAGCCGGCTGACCATCGCCGTCGGCGACATGGTCGAGCCGACCCCGCTCGAGGTCTGGCTCACCGCCCGCTGGGGTGCGCACACCCGCAAGGCCGGCCGGACCTGGTGGGTGCCCAACGAGCACGCCGCGTGGCCGTTGCGGGAGGCCCATGTCATCGAGCTCGGCGACGAGCTGGTCGCGGCCGGCGGAGTGCAACCCGCCGGCGACCGGTTGCGCGCGCTGTTCTCGCCGGGCGTACGGACGCGGTTCGGCCGGCCTTGCGTCGTGCGTTGACCGTGCCCGTCACGAACAGGTGTAGCCGCCGTCGATGACGACGTCGGAACCGGTCATATAGCTCGACGCGTCGCTGGCCAGGTAGAGGTACAGGCCGGTGAGTTCCTCGGGCCGGCCCATGCGGCCCAGCGGGATCTTCGGCTCCCACTGCGCGTGGTATTCGGTCAAGGGCTCTACAAGTTCGGTGCGGATGTAGCCCGGGCTGACGCTGTTCACCCGGATCTGATGCGGTGCGAGTTCCACGGCCATCGCTTTGGTCAGTTGGATGACAGCGGCCTTGGAGGCGCAGTAATGGCTCACCTGTTGCGGGGTATTGATGATGTGCCCGGACATCGAGGCGGTGGTGATGATGGCCCCGCCGCTGCCCTGTTCGACCATCGCCCTGGCCGCAGCCTGCGCGGTGAGGAACACGCCGGTCACATTGGTGTCTTGGATCTTCTGGAAGTCCTCGACCGACATGTCCAGCAGCGCAACGACATTGACGATGCCGGCGTTGCAGACGGCGATGTCGACGCCGCCCAGCTCGGCAGTCGCCAGGTCCAGCATGCGGGCGACCTGCTCGGGTTGGGTCACGTCGCAACTGATCGGCACGACGCGTCCGCCGGCCGTGCGAAGTTCCGCCGCGACGTCGTCGAGAACCGCGGGATGCCGCGCCGCGATGGCCACGTCGGCACCGGCTTGCAGGTAAGCCTCAGCAACTTTCTTGCCGATGCCGCTGGAGGCTCCGGTCACGAGAGCCCGCTTGCCGCGCAGGTCGAACAAGTCCAAGACGCTCATGAACATCCCTATCAGACGGGTCACATTCAACTGAAACACGTTTTAGTGTGTGCGTCATGGGCAAATTCAGCAGGGCCGAAATCGAGCAAGCTGTCGAGCACTACACAGCAGTCGCCGAAGGGTGCAGCACTTCGGGGGACTGGCGTCCCTTCGCCGATCTGTTCACCGAAGACGTCGTCTACATCGAACACCACTACGGCGTCTTCCACGGTCGCGAGGCCGTGCGAGACTGGATTGTTGCGGTGATGGCGCCATTTCCGCACATGCGTTTCCCCAGTGACTGGATTGCCTACGACGACGACAACGACGCCGTCGTCATCATGATCAAGAACCTGCTCGACCACCCGACCGATCCCAACGGTGAACCATTCTGGTTCCCGAACTGGACGCGCCTCGTGTACGCCGGCAACGGCCTGTTCTCCAGTGAGGAAGACATCTACAACCCCAACCGCGACGCGCCCAGGGTGGTGGGTGCGTGGCTGCAGGCCGGCGGTCAGCTCCAGTCGACCGAGATCCTGCAGCCGGGCGCCTAACCAAGACGACGAGAGCGGCAGCCGCCCTGATCGCGAATCGCACTGGCCGGAAACAGGGCCTCGTCAGGCCTTGCCGAGTGGGGTCACCTGGCCGACGCGAACCGCTTTCCCCGCCGCGACCGGACCGCGGTCAGCGCCTGCTCCCACGCCAACATCGTCGTGGCCTTAAGGTTAGCCGGCTTGGCGCTGTCCTTCGACAACAGCGCGGTCGAGGGCCTGCACGCCGGGAAAGCCGACGATAACGACCTGGCGAGGCATGGGTTCAGTGTTGGCCACATCAGGGCATGTCGTCTACGCCTAGTGCCCCACTAATTAGGACATTGGACCTGACCCCGGGGCCCCGAGCACGTATTGGCAGACTGTGCCCATGGCACAGATAACCTTGCGTGGAAACCCGATCAACACTGTCGGCGAGCTTCCTGCCGTCGGATCTAAAGCCCCAGCCTTCAGCCTGACCGGCACGGACCTGAGCGCGGTCAGCAGCGACCAATTCAGCGGCAAATCCGTGCTGCTGAACATCTTCCCGTCGGTGGACACGCCGGTGTGCGCGACGAGCGTGCGGAGGTTCAACGAGCGCGCGGCCGGCGGCGGCGCGACCGTGGTAAACGTGTCGAAGGATCTTCCGTTCGCGCAGAAGCGATTCTGTGGCGCCGAGGGCATCGAGAACGTCACGACGGCCTCCGCGTTCCGGGACAGCTTTGGCGAGGACTACGGCATCACGATCGCCGACGGCCCGATGGCCGGGCTGCTCGGCCGGGCCGTCGTGGTGATCGGCGCCGACGGCAATGTTGCCTACGCGCAACTGGTTCCGGAGATCGCCGAAGAGCCCGATTACGAAGCGGCGCTCGCCGCGCTGGGCTGAACTTCAGCCCCAGGCCGGCGTCAGCGTGCGCCGGATATCGCGCAGCCATCGGCGGTAACTGTGGTGCGGCCCCGCAGCGGGTTGCTCCGAAACGCTCCGATGGACTCTGAGCTGTGGCGGCGGCGCTTTCCCGTGTTAGCCTTGCGATCCCAGCCGAGTGAGCCTGCCGCTCGGAGAACAAGGAATGAGCGCGCGATGATGCGTATCGCCCAGGTCGCGGCGGCGGCCGTCATCGTCAGCTCGATGGCCGTGCTGTCGGTCGGCTGCAGCAGCAAAGCAACGGTCAAACCCGACGGAGCGGCGCGGTCGGTCGTCGACGTCGTGTCCAGGCAGACTGGCTTCAAACCCACCGACGTGCACTGCCCCGACGGCGTGGAGGCCAAGGTGGGTGCGCAGTTCGACTGCCACTTCACCGGGCCCGAGGGCAAGGCCTACGTCGCCAACATGAAGATCACCAAGATCACCGGTGACAACGTCGAATTCGACGTCAATACCCATCAGAGCTAGCGCCGCGTGGTCGATCGTGCGGCGGCCCGATACCCCCGAAAATCGTTACAGCTCATCGGCCCCGAGCCGCCGGGCCGTGGCGGTCAGCACCTCGCAGCAACCGGTCCACATCCGCTCGATGATGTCGGCGGCCGGCGGGAGGTCGTCGATGCGGCCCGCGACCTGACCGGTGTTGGCGACGCTGGCGTCCATGTCCCCGTCGAAGTAGAGTCGCTGAACCCGCTGCAGCGCGGCACCGCCTTCCGCGAAAGGTCCGGAAACGTCCAGCCTTTCGGCGGCCTGGGTCCGGATCACCCGCATCATCCGTTTGCCGTCGAGGGGGAGTAGCACCGTCGAGGTTTCGTCGGCGTCGACCACGGCTTGTTTGAGATTGCCGTGCACCGGCGAATCCGCCGACGCCAGCAATCGGGTGCCCATCTGGACCGCCTCCGCGCCGAGCACGAAGGCGGCGGCCATGGACGCGGCATCGCAAATCCCGCCCGCCGCGACGATCGGGACGTCCACCTGCGCGGCCACCAAGGGGAGCAGCACCATCGTCGAAGCACCGAATCGGTTCTTGAAGCCGCCGCCCTCGACGCCCTCGACCACCAACCCGTCGACCCCGGCGTCGACCGCCTTCCTGGCCGCCGCCAGCGTGCCCACCACGTGGAACACGGTGATGCCCGCATTGTGCAGCCGATCGATGAACAACGATGGATCACCGGCCGAGGTCGTCACGAACCGAATGTCGTTGGCGACAAGCAGATCCACCACCGCGGGATCGCGGTTGAACATCAGCGCGATGTTGGCACCGACGGGGCCGTCGGTGAGGTCGCGCACCCGGCGCAGATCGGCCCGCCCTCGGTCAGAGGTGGTCTCGATGATGCCCAACGCCCCGGCGTTGGACACCGCCGCCGCGAGCTGGGCTCCGGCGATATAGGTCATCGGTGCCTGAATGATCGGGATGTCGATCCGGGCCAGGGCGCAGACCCGGTTGGCGGTCCCGGTCACCGGCCGCGCGGATCGACGAGGTCCCGAAAGCTTTCCGCGGGAACGACCGCCGCGCCCCGGCTGCGCACCCGGTCGGCCAGCAGCTTGTCCGATGTCACGACCCGAATATCG from Mycobacterium shigaense includes these protein-coding regions:
- a CDS encoding fatty acyl-AMP ligase, producing the protein MNYGPAQDSVAPKGLLLIEDCLDADGQIALPPGTTLISLIERNVANVGDTTAYRYLDYARSEGTVLDVTWAEFGTRLKAIGARVQQFAGDQDRVAILAPQGIDYVAGFYAAIKAGSIAVPLFAPELPGHAERLETALLDSRPAAVLTTAAAQDAVEGFLDTVPQLPRPDVIVIDRVPDSEGESFVPVELDIDRVSHLQYTSGATRPPAGVEITHRAVGTNLVQMILSIDLLNRNTHGVSWLPLYHDMGLSMIGFPAVYGGHSTLMSPTAFVRRPQRWIQALAAGSREGRVVTAAPNFAYEWAAQRGIPPAGDDVDLRNVVLIIGSEPVSVEAIASFNKAFAPYGLPRTAFKPSYGIAEATLMIATIDHDAEATVAYFDREQLGDGHAVRVAADAADAVPHVSCGRVARSLWAVIVDPQTGAELPDGQVGEVWLQGHNVGRGYWERPEETALTFGARLRSRLAEGSHAAGAAVDGAWLRTGDLATYLDGELYVAGRIADLVVIDGRNHYPQDIEATATEAAAMVRRGYITAFAVPAEAAPGGDGAGSRLVIIAERAAGTSRDDPQPAIDAIATAVSRRHGLTVSDVLFLPAGAIPRTTSGKLARVACRAQYLSGALGAH
- a CDS encoding YqjF family protein, which encodes MTTPDPPAEWAASPDLAGFPVTAPALPGPVTIDQRWSRLTFLHWPVRPASVADLYPPGTRPDVFADGMTYVALVPFVMTSTKVGAALPLPYFGSFLETNVRLYSVDDAGRHGVLFRSLETARLAVVPAVRLGLGVPYAWARMRLTRHGDQFTYDSVRRWPHHGLRSRLTIAVGDMVEPTPLEVWLTARWGAHTRKAGRTWWVPNEHAAWPLREAHVIELGDELVAAGGVQPAGDRLRALFSPGVRTRFGRPCVVR
- a CDS encoding SDR family oxidoreductase; this translates as MSVLDLFDLRGKRALVTGASSGIGKKVAEAYLQAGADVAIAARHPAVLDDVAAELRTAGGRVVPISCDVTQPEQVARMLDLATAELGGVDIAVCNAGIVNVVALLDMSVEDFQKIQDTNVTGVFLTAQAAARAMVEQGSGGAIITTASMSGHIINTPQQVSHYCASKAAVIQLTKAMAVELAPHQIRVNSVSPGYIRTELVEPLTEYHAQWEPKIPLGRMGRPEELTGLYLYLASDASSYMTGSDVVIDGGYTCS
- a CDS encoding nuclear transport factor 2 family protein, with amino-acid sequence MGKFSRAEIEQAVEHYTAVAEGCSTSGDWRPFADLFTEDVVYIEHHYGVFHGREAVRDWIVAVMAPFPHMRFPSDWIAYDDDNDAVVIMIKNLLDHPTDPNGEPFWFPNWTRLVYAGNGLFSSEEDIYNPNRDAPRVVGAWLQAGGQLQSTEILQPGA
- the tpx gene encoding thiol peroxidase, with protein sequence MAQITLRGNPINTVGELPAVGSKAPAFSLTGTDLSAVSSDQFSGKSVLLNIFPSVDTPVCATSVRRFNERAAGGGATVVNVSKDLPFAQKRFCGAEGIENVTTASAFRDSFGEDYGITIADGPMAGLLGRAVVVIGADGNVAYAQLVPEIAEEPDYEAALAALG
- a CDS encoding DUF4333 domain-containing protein, with the translated sequence MMRIAQVAAAAVIVSSMAVLSVGCSSKATVKPDGAARSVVDVVSRQTGFKPTDVHCPDGVEAKVGAQFDCHFTGPEGKAYVANMKITKITGDNVEFDVNTHQS
- a CDS encoding NAD(P)H-dependent flavin oxidoreductase; amino-acid sequence: MARIDIPIIQAPMTYIAGAQLAAAVSNAGALGIIETTSDRGRADLRRVRDLTDGPVGANIALMFNRDPAVVDLLVANDIRFVTTSAGDPSLFIDRLHNAGITVFHVVGTLAAARKAVDAGVDGLVVEGVEGGGFKNRFGASTMVLLPLVAAQVDVPIVAAGGICDAASMAAAFVLGAEAVQMGTRLLASADSPVHGNLKQAVVDADETSTVLLPLDGKRMMRVIRTQAAERLDVSGPFAEGGAALQRVQRLYFDGDMDASVANTGQVAGRIDDLPPAADIIERMWTGCCEVLTATARRLGADEL